The following are from one region of the Aspergillus luchuensis IFO 4308 DNA, chromosome 4, nearly complete sequence genome:
- the afeA gene encoding adenylate-forming enzyme AfeA (COG:I;~EggNog:ENOG410Q1IU;~InterPro:IPR042099,IPR000873,IPR025110;~PFAM:PF00501,PF13193) yields the protein MGSLWESPTLGDPFNLTHPDNHLDHANNHGITHGDGFYTDLLTFAFRGPVHYDRQQPIFIDAEDATRFFNALQFETLVRALIAGLKAHNVQPGDCVLVHLGNSIIYPALFFSIIGAGGVFMGSNARSQPQELEHILQLAEPKLIITSSDALPTVLSVSADRGMHSSQVCLVDEAAGDYISQYFLAGPLAYATAGASYLLPSSGGGSVVNFAHLLAYGESDWVAFDDEMIAKSTPAAMFSTSGTGGLPKAAYLTHHAMISHHLTIQYDVPYEVTRLMSLPMFHMFGALWTHLFPIRYGEPLFVLSRFEMNLFIRTVRDFGITETYMVPAMIHKFNRSASSATSSLSSLRYVGVAGAPIDAAAMQRFRELLHSDARASQLWGMTEVGVVFQNRYGPQQAPAGSIGRLLEGYEVRLVGQDHQLVLEDNQPGELWVRGPGVLSGYKGRSDAKDARGWFRTGDVAYVSAGQFYIYGRTKELIKVRGWQVAPAEVEAALLKHPEIEDAAVIGVTSRDGSTELPRAFVVRAKSLTGSRLTADDVYNFARHQLASYKALDGGVIFVEEIPRTASGKIQRFKLSQMNTYREIVSNLLARFKGASMQTVGIMHPGRITV from the exons aTGGGTAGTCTCTGGGAGTCTCCCACTCTGGGCGATCCCTTCAACCTTACCCACCCCGACAACCACCTGGACCACGCCAACAATCATGGCATCACTCACGGTGACGGTTTCTACACCGACTTGTTGACCTTTGCCTTTAGGGGCCCAGTCCACTATGACCGGCAACAGCCAATATTCATCGACGCTGAGGACGCTACGCGATTCTTCAACGCGTTGCAGTTCGAGACACTGGTTCGAGCGCTGATTGCTGGTCTGAAAGCCCACAATGTACAGCCGGGCGATTGTGTTTTGGTCCACCTGGGAAATAGT ATCATATACCCCGCGCTGTTTTTCAGCATCATCGGGGCTGGCGGTGTGTTCATGGGCTCCAACGCGCGCAGCCAACCACAAGAGCTGGAGCACATTCTGCAACTGGCAGAGCCAAAACTGATCATCACCTCGTCCGATGCACTGCCTACGGTGCTGAGCGTGTCAGCCGACCGTGGAATGCATTCCAGCCAGGTGTGTCTGGTGGATGAGGCTGCAGGGGATTACATCTCCCAATACTTCCTCGCCGGACCATTGGCTTATGCGACTGCCGGCGCCTCCTATCTACTACCGAGCAGTGGGGGCGGCTCTGTTGTGAACTTCGCCCACCTTCTAGCGTATGGCGAAAGTGATTGGGTGGCCTTTGATGACGAGATGATCGCCAAATCGACGCCGGCCGCCATGTTCTCCACCAGCGGCACCGGAGGCCTGCCTAAGGCAGCATACCTCACCCACCATGCCATGATCTCTCACCACCTTACCATCCAATACGATGTGCCTTATGAGGTAACTCGCCTGATGTCGCTGCCCATGTTCCACATGTTTGGTGCGCTGTGGACCCACCTATTTCCCATTCGCTATGGCGAGCCCTTGTTTGTGCTGTCGCGTTTTGAAATGAACCTGTTCATTCGGACAGTGCGCGATTTTGGTATCACCGAGACCTACATGGTCCCCGCTATGATTCACAAGTTCAATCGGTCAGCCTCGTCCGCCACTAGCTCTCTGTCCTCTCTCCGATACGTCGGGGTTGCCGGCGCTCCCATTGATGCCGCCGCCATGCAGCGCTTCCGGGAACTGCTTCACAGTGACGCCCGTGCCTCCCAGTTGTGGGGGATGACTGAAGTGGGGGTGGTGTTCCAGAATCGCTACGGGCCTCAGCAGGCCCCCGCCGGCAGCATTGGCCGATTGTTGGAGGGCTACGAGGTGCGGCTGGTCGGACAGGACCACCAGCTGGTGCTCGAGGACAACCAGCCTGGCGAGCTCTGGGTGCGCGGGCCCGGGGTCCTCAGTGGGTACAAGGGCCGGTCAGACGCCAAAGACGCCCGAGGGTGGTTCCGCACCGGCGACGTTGCGTACGTGAGCGCCGGGCAGTTCTACATCTACGGGCGCACCAAGGAATTGATTAAAGTGCGAGG ATGGCAGGTGGCCccggcggaggtggaggcaGCGCTACTCAAGCACCCGGAAATCGAGGACGCCGCCGTGATTGGGGTTACATCGCGGGACGGCAGCACAGAGTTGCCCCGAGCGTTCGTGGTGCGAGCCAAGAGCCTGACGGGCAGCCGGCTGACCGCGGACGATGTGTACAACTTTGCACGGCACCAATTGGCCAGCTATAAGGCGCTGGATGGGGGCGTGATTTTCGTGGAGGAGATCCCACGGACCGCGAGTGGGAAAATCCAGCGGTTCAAGCTATCTCAGATGAACACCTATCGGGAGATAGTGAGTAACTTGCTGGCACGGTTCAAGGGTGCTAGTATGCAGACGGTCGGGATAATGCATCCAGGGCGCATTACGGTGTAA